The Brassica napus cultivar Da-Ae chromosome C7, Da-Ae, whole genome shotgun sequence genomic interval TGGCAACAACACTCCTCCGATAACAATACTCGAAACACCTGATGTTCAAGTCATGATTGCTCTGAGAGCTTGGTTCGCCGATCTCACTCTTTGCGTAACTATCGGAGCCGAAGATGTTGCGCGTTATCAGTTCTTTTGCCGATCTGACTTTAATATTGGGTCCTCTTCTTATAAATTCGGAAACGGAAACGAGGATCCGTCTTTCGAAGGTAAACCGTAGTTTCGCaatatttctctttttgtttcttctaaaTTTGGTGTTGTGTTATAATAATAAGAGAATCTAATTTGTACATACATCGCGTTTAATTTCAtcaattattttgttaaaatatttaaattatttgcaATTGTTTTAGGCTTTTTAGGAGAGGCAGTGGTTGCAAGCAAAGCGGTGCTAGAGGAATACTTCAATGACCAAGAGATGATGGTTATTCATAGGGTTCACCTCGAAATGGAAAAAGCTAAACTGGATTTGGAGAATCAACAATGTTACCAACTTGTTCATGGCAACGAAATAATTGTCATAGATGATACTGACTCCGACAGCGACGGAACCGAACCATTAGGAACAAACAAACTCTCTATAACCGTGTTTAACACAGGtaataaaaatacatgtttATATATCACTATAAACATTCTAATTATGGAGTTTCTTATATAGGTTCATCGTCAAATCAAGAATCTCCTTTCCCAACAAACAGACTCATCATTTCAGACGAGATAAAcggttagtataaaatataatttattacttcaagatataaatatacaaaactatAGCAAGATGTCGAAATGTTAATTAGTTTGTCATCtcacatattattataataaatgttGATTACATTTAATAACTATGATCTAACCATATCTTTCATTGATTTAAATCACCAAATGTTGCATTAGACTCCGAGTACATTCCTCAACCCAACGTGTCTAACGATaagatataatttatgttttctatttccgATTTTCCTTTATATTTTCCGGCTATAGATGACATATTTTGAATTGTTTGGTAGATTCACCAATGGAATACTATGAAGTGATTCCCATCCAATTTGCTGTGGATGAAGATTTGGTTGTTCTCGGGCCAAGTTACCGTCTAGTTTTTGATGGCATTAGTTTTTGGGAAGGAGTTATTGCATCAGAAAATGAAAACGATGTAAAGGACGAAGAACATTCCGACGAGATGGATCTCGATATTCTCATGTCTCAAAATATTACGCAGTTCCAAGAAAATGGCACTACCAACATTGATCATGCCAACTCGTCGACCGTCTTGACTCCTGATCTCAACGAAGTAAACAATGTCGTTCCTAGTTGGGAAAATGTTTCAGCCAATCTTTCGAACACCCAACCCATATATGATAATCCAGTTGTTTCAGAAGGTATGTATTATTGTCATATGTATTTATTcaaataagaaataatatttcgaTGTAATACCTATTTTATGATATAGGCGTTCTTGACAATGGTCTCGTTATCTCCGATGGCCAAACTATGCCTCAGAACTCCGCAAGTGTCGACCTTATTCCCGCAACTAATAATTCCCCGTCCATATCAGCAACCGTGGGGCTTATTCCAAATCCGGCTAATGCAGATGACAATCTGGTGATCAATCTTGATGATTCTTCATCAGAGGACTCCATGGACAGTGGTGTGTTCTAGGTTACCTATTgctatgttttaaattttctcatgGTTTCGGGGAAGGAAGTATGGTTTTGGCTAAGTTTATCGTGTGTCGGggatgtttattttgttttggtttgtaaAAGGATGATCAGGTTTAATCTTTGGTAATGTGTAAACGTCAACTgatatgtttaataatttttgttaatgtttaATATCAACAGATATGTTTAATCTAATCCTCAATGTAACATATATTAGTTTACATTTTGAGCTTTGCAATATTAATTCCCTAATATCTGAACGTGCTAATTAATGTAGGAGTCACAACAAACCAGCACAACGAACTCTATGTTGGAATGGTATTTACAAACCGGAATGAATTTAAATTGCATATGGCATTATATGCAATTAATAAGAAGTTCCGGTTTCGTAACATCAGATCAGCACCAAATGGAATGGTTTTAAGATGTTTTAGCTCCAACTGTCAGTGGAGGGTATACACAACAAAGTTAAAAGACTCGGACGTCTACGAGATAAGAAAACTCGATCCCATACACACCTTCTCTGTGGACGATAGATCCGGTTATCAGTCTCAAGTTACACATCATGTTGTTGGAGAGATAATGAAAGCTCGTTTCAATGGTAGTGGCAGTGGTCCAAAGCCTGGAGAGATACGTCAAGTCATGCAAGGAGACCACGATGTCCGTATATCCTACTGGAAGGCTTGGCGTTCAAGGGAAATTGCTTTGGAATATGCCAAAGGAAACTCAATAGGCTCTTACAATCTACTTCCTGATTACCTCTGTAAACTAGCACAAGCAAACCCTGGAACCTTAGCCGAGATAGAAACTGAATACAAGGACAATATAGGAAACATGTTTAAATACTTGTTTCTAGCTATGGGTGCTTCTATTATGGGATTTGAATACATGAGAAAAGTTGTAGTTGTCGATGGAACCCATTTGAGAGGAAAATATGTTGGGTGTCTTCTAACTGCTTCTGCCCAAGACGGCAATTCCCAAGTGTTTCCACTAGCCATTGCTATCGTCGACGGAGAAAACGATAACTCGTGGGAGTGGTTCTTCAAAACGTTACAAGCATTTGTTCCAAATTCAAACGATATAGTGTTTGTATCTGATAGACATGCATCCATCTATTACGGATTGGCCAAGGTAAGT includes:
- the LOC106363993 gene encoding uncharacterized protein LOC106363993; the encoded protein is MALYAINKKFRFRNIRSAPNGMVLRCFSSNCQWRVYTTKLKDSDVYEIRKLDPIHTFSVDDRSGYQSQVTHHVVGEIMKARFNGSGSGPKPGEIRQVMQGDHDVRISYWKAWRSREIALEYAKGNSIGSYNLLPDYLCKLAQANPGTLAEIETEYKDNIGNMFKYLFLAMGASIMGFEYMRKVVVVDGTHLRGKYVGCLLTASAQDGNSQVFPLAIAIVDGENDNSWEWFFKTLQAFVPNSNDIVFVSDRHASIYYGLAKVYPEARHCACILHLKRNIRTYYKDKNLGFLVAKAGRAYRLADFYKIFNEIKCVNASCADYLIGIGFEHWARSHFPGRRYNIMTSKVAESWNAVLREAREYPILALVEFIRAKLMSWFSARDSTNSANLDKFIPKVMEILAVNFESSAAAAIVAKIKVDSLVAEEYTKNTTFAAYVGSVAPVIDTDDIIELSGQFSELDMLPPSTKHPPGRPRKKRFLSRGEVRMKTPRRRTVCSRCKGCGHNRATCKTPIS